DNA from Terriglobus tenax:
CGCAGCGTCGCGCCATAGGGATCGATCATCCACGCCAGCTTGGCACCATTCGCCATCCACACATGCATCTTGGTTTCCAATAACTGGCGCGAATCACTGGCAGACAGAATCTCAACAACAAACTCCGGGCACAGGGGAGGATATCCGGCCTGCTGTTTTTTCGTCAGAGCATTCCACTGCTGTTGCGACACCCATGAAGCATCCGGGCTCAATGTCGATCCATCGGGAAGGTTGAAACCGACGTTTGAACTGAAAGCCATGCCTCCATTTTCTTTCGCCCAGAAAAATAGTTCTGAAGCGACGAAGGTCTCCCAATAACCGCCCTGACCGCCAACCGGCGTCATCATCACAATTTCACCTTCCGCATTCTTCTCAATTCGAAAAGGCTTATTCTGCCGCGAGAAGGACATCAATTCTTCGTCGCTCACAGGCGCAGCAGGACGCAGTATCAGCGGCATTGTTAGCCCGCTCAACACAATC
Protein-coding regions in this window:
- a CDS encoding Uma2 family endonuclease; this translates as MGAAVETKLPEIVLSGLTMPLILRPAAPVSDEELMSFSRQNKPFRIEKNAEGEIVMMTPVGGQGGYWETFVASELFFWAKENGGMAFSSNVGFNLPDGSTLSPDASWVSQQQWNALTKKQQAGYPPLCPEFVVEILSASDSRQLLETKMHVWMANGAKLAWMIDPYGATLRIYRAGREMELLERPDSVEADEVVPGFRLSTARLWDEA